The region CGAGTTGGCGAATCGCATGACCAACAAGTTCTGGACGGTCTCTTTGCCCAGATAATGGTCGATACGATAGACCTGCTTTTCTGGAAAGACGCGGTTGACGTCATCGTTCAGCTGTTTGGCCGTTCCCAAGTCGTAGCCAAACGGTTTCTCCAGGACAATTCGACGATCTCCTTCGTCCTGATTTGCGAGCCCCGATTCACCCAGCTTGTCGATCGCCGAAGCGTACAACTTGGGGGCAGTTGAAAGGTAATAGACGCGTTCGGCGGCTCCCCCTTCGACTTCTTCCAGGAATGCCTTCAGCCCTTGCAGGTCTTCCAGCTTCGTCAAGTCGCCGGGGTGGTAATAGACGTTGGCCGCGAACTCGCTCCACGCTCCTTCGTCGAACTTCTTGCCGGTGAACTCTTCCGTGCTGCTTTTGAGCTCCTTGCGCCAGGCATCGTGCGAAAACTCGGTCCGCGACATGCCGACGATCCGCGTATTCTTGGGCAGCCGTCCCTTTTTCGAGAGTAAAAAGAGAGCGGGGATCAGCTTGCGACTCGTCAAGTCGCCTGAGGCACCGAAGATGACAATGGTATGAGACATGGCTTTTCCTGTTGCGAGTGCCGCAGACCGGCCATGTTATCGCACATGGACCACCGACGGCACGGTTGAGCGAGCGTCTACACTTCCCACTAGCCAAACTAACGGCAATTGGCACGATGGCCAATTACGCCCCGCGATTTTCTCGGAAGATTATTCCGGCGAATCGCTGAGCTCTAGAACCGCATCGCGGTAAAGCCACCGTCGACATAAACCGTGGCACCGGTGATGAAGCTGCCGGCGACTTGTGAGAGCAACAGTATGGATGCTCCGACAAGCTCTTCCGGTTCACCAAATCGAGCCATCGGCGTTTGGCCGATGATATTGTCGACACGTTCTTTGTCGAGAATCTTTCGATTCTGTTCGGCGGGGAAAAATCCAGGGCAAAGCACATTGAACCGGACGTTCTTGGTCGCATATTCACGAGCCAGGTTCTTCGTCAGATTCAAGACGGCTGCCTTGGATGCCGAGTAAGCAAACACGCGTGAGAGGGGGAGATGGGCGGTGACGCTACCGATGTTCAGGATGGCGCCTCCTTTTTCCTGACTGGCCATCGTCGGGGCAAAAACCTGACACGCGAGATGCGTTCCTGTCAGATTGGTGTCCATGACGCGTTGCCAGTCTTCGTCGGTGATTTCTTCGTAAGGAACCGAAGAATTCACGCCGGCGCAGTTGACCAGCATATCGACGCGGCCGAATTTTTCGATGCACTTGTCACGCATCTCGGCGAGCGAGTCGCGCGAGAGCGTATCGGCCGCAATGAACTCTGCTTTGCCTCCGGAAGAAAGAATGCGATCGGCTCGGGCCTGACCACGTTCAGGGTTCAAGCCGCTTACGATGACAGTGGCACCTGCCGAAGCAAGACCTTCTGCAATGGCACCACCCAAGACGCCGGAAGCACCAATCACGATGGCAACTTGGCCATCCATTCCAAACAGTTTCGTTAAGTAGTCAGCGGCCATCCGGCTTTCGATCTTATTCTAGAACCCCCAGACCAGAGATGGTCTGGGAGTCAGTGGCAGGTAATAGAGATCCGAAACAGGAGCGTGCGTTACGACTTTGGCTCGCGACGACGCTGAATCCATTCGGCGTGGAAGGTGCCTTCCTTGTCGGTACGCTGGAACGTGTGAGCACCGAAGTAATCGCGTTGAGCCTGAAGCAAGTTGGCCGGTAGGCG is a window of Bremerella sp. TYQ1 DNA encoding:
- a CDS encoding SDR family oxidoreductase — its product is MAADYLTKLFGMDGQVAIVIGASGVLGGAIAEGLASAGATVIVSGLNPERGQARADRILSSGGKAEFIAADTLSRDSLAEMRDKCIEKFGRVDMLVNCAGVNSSVPYEEITDEDWQRVMDTNLTGTHLACQVFAPTMASQEKGGAILNIGSVTAHLPLSRVFAYSASKAAVLNLTKNLAREYATKNVRFNVLCPGFFPAEQNRKILDKERVDNIIGQTPMARFGEPEELVGASILLLSQVAGSFITGATVYVDGGFTAMRF